In Vidua macroura isolate BioBank_ID:100142 chromosome 7, ASM2450914v1, whole genome shotgun sequence, a single genomic region encodes these proteins:
- the ASDURF gene encoding ASNSD1 upstream open reading frame protein produces the protein MSGRPPWQEDGESAALRHKEELSRRIKEQKVVVDELSNLKKNRKVYKQQPNSNIFFLADRTEMLSQCKNTLDELKKAHQELENSEKAKIKK, from the exons ATGTCGGGCCGCCCGCCGTGGCAGGAGGATGGGGAGAGCGCGGCGCTGCGCCACAAGGAGGAGCTGAGCCGGCGG ATTAAAGAGCAGAAGGTTGTAGTTGATGAGCTTTCTAATTTGAAGAAGAACCGG aaagTTTATAAGCAGCAACCCAATAGCAACATATTCTTCCTTGCAGACCGGACAGAAATGCTGTCTCAGTGCAAAA ATACATTAGATGAATTAAAGAAGGCACATCAGGAGctggaaaattcagaaaaggCTAAAATCAAGAAGTAG
- the ASNSD1 gene encoding asparagine synthetase domain-containing protein 1 translates to MCGICCVVTLCSRHAIHDFLSEDILCHLRRRGPDTSQQLIKTVSDLSYECLFSGHVLHLRGLVTPQPREDANNNVFLWNGEIFSGVHVGDLENDTEVMFHHLALCSSEKDILSLFSSLQGPWSFIYYEAPRHSLWFGRDYFGRRSLLWQFCNEVDSTFCLTSVSGCSESGNQWQEVPASGLFKIDLKACAATKSLSLTLFPWKYNCKEKAVEETCINVLDQVSKDLPNHVRLVVNESKLCLRAPVIPLNKTVSKASGACPGSNFSNINCVVSVETLQEFLAEEHKKKLACQFIDVLNEAVKRRVLCLFRDPDQITREVPSMSHKKAHIAVLFSGGIDSMVIAALADKHVPLEEPIDLLNVAFMMKEQAKHRGTTKRHTGHEVQLDLLCPQESCQDLDADTATHLSCFDVPDRITGRAGLKELEAINPSRTWNFVEINVTLEELKKMRKQRINYLIYPLDTVLDDSIGCAIWFASRGEGFISNQGELKPYKSPAKVVLTGIGADEQLAGYSRHRVCFRKDGLEGLNKELEMELGRISSRNLGRDDRIIGDHGKEARFPFLDEDVVSFLNSLPVSEKADLTLPRGIGEKLILRLAAKELGLTASTVLPKRAVQFGSRIAKLESNSEKASDTCSRLKLLSVDEL, encoded by the exons ATGTGTGGTATTTGCTGTGTTGTTACCTTGTGCAGCCGGCATGCGATTCATGATTTTCTCAGTGAAGACATCCTCTGCCATTTAAGAAGAAGAGGACCAGACACTAGTCAACAGTTGATAAAAACTGTGTCTGATCTCTCCTATGAATGTCTGTTTTCAGGCCACGTACTTCACTTGAGGGGACTGGTGACCCCTCAGCCTCGGGAAGATGCCAATaacaatgtttttctttggaatGGAGAAATTTTCAGTGGAGTGCATGTAGGAGATCTTGAAAATGACACTGAAGTAATGTTTCATCATCTGGCTTTATGCAGCAGTGAAAAGGACATTCTGTCACTCTTCTCATCACTTCAGGGTCCCTGgtcttttatttattatgaaGCACCCAGACACAGTTTATGGTTTGGCAGAGATTACTTTGGTCGTCGTAGTCTGCTTTGGCAATTCTGTAATGAGGTTGACAGCACTTTCTGTCTCACATCTGTAAGTGGTTGTTCTGAATCAGGCAATCAATGGCAAGAAGTCCCAGCATCTGGACTTTTCAAAATTGATCTCAAAGCTTGTGCAGCAACTAAATCTTTGTCTTTAACATTGTTTCCATGGAAGTACAACTGCAAAGAGAAAGCAGTAGAAGAAACATGCATTAATGTTCTTGACCAAGTGTCAAAAGACTTGCCAAACCACGTACGTCTCGTGGTGAATGAATCAAAGCTGTGTCTTAGAGCACCAGTTATCCCCTTAAATAAAACAGTTTCTAAAGCTTCAGGTGCATGTCCAGGCTCTAATTTTAGCAACATTAACTGTGTGGTTTCTGTAGAAACCCTTCAAGAATTTCTTGCAGAGgaacacaagaaaaaattaGCCTGTCAATTTATTGATGTTTTAAATGAAGCAGTCAAGAGACGAGTCCTATGTCTCTTTAGAGATCCAGATCAGATTACAAGAGAAGTTCCAAGCATGTCTCATAAGAAAGCACATATTGCAGTGCTCTTTTCTGGTGGCATTGATTCTATGGTTATTGCAGCCCTGGCTGATAAACATGTGCCTCTGGAAGAGCCAATTGATCTTCTTAATGTAGCTTTCATGATGAAAGAGCAAGCTAAGCACAGGGGTACCACTAAAAGACATACCGGCCATGAAGTACAGCTTGATTTGCTTTGTCCTCAAGAAAGTTGTCAAGATCTTGATGCTGATACTGCTACTCATTTATCTTGCTTTGATGTTCCTGACAGAATCACTGGTAGGGCAGGACTGAAGGAATTAGAAGCAATTAACCCTTCAAGAACCTGGAACTTTGTGGAAATTAATGTTACACTAGAGGAattgaaaaaaatgagaaaacagcgTATTAATTACTTAATCTATCCACTGGATACGGTCTTGGATGACAGTATTGGCTGTGCAATTTGGTTTGCTTCTAGAGGAGAGGGTTTCATTAGTAACCAAGGAGAACTGAAACCATATAAAAGTCCTGCAAAG GTTGTGCTTACGGGAATTGGAGCAGATGAGCAGCTTGCTGGCTATTCTCGACATCGTGTTTGCTTCAGAAAAGATGGCTTAGAGGGTCTTAATAAAGAACTTGAAATGGAGTTAGGTCGCATTTCTTCTCGAAATCTTGGTAGAGATGACAGGATCATCGGTGATCACGGAAAAGAAGCCAG GTTTCCTTTTCTTGATGAAGATGTTGTCTCATTCCTCAATTCTCTGCCTGTCTCAGAAAAAGCCGATTTGACTTTACCTCGAGGAATCGGCGAGAAACTGATTCTGCGCCTTGCAGCCAAGGAGCTGGGCCTGACAGCCTCAACTGTTTTGCCAAAAAGGGCAGTACAGTTTGGATCTCGGATTGCAAAACTAGAGAGCAACAGTGAAAAAGCATCTGACACATGCAGCAGGCTGAAGTTACTTTCAGTAGATGAATTATAG